A region from the Musa acuminata AAA Group cultivar baxijiao chromosome BXJ1-10, Cavendish_Baxijiao_AAA, whole genome shotgun sequence genome encodes:
- the LOC135595332 gene encoding uncharacterized protein LOC135595332 produces the protein MGILRRIAGFLGLTREEEEEEEVRHPNGGGVDGGGRTGAGPPRAAGRGFGGVQVPVAVERPSPGPVLVSCDPGEGGIQGFRWYSRRLRIDEDGDVADEFLSEVIAEIPPTENQITPPKFQVKYNTRPTAMAMRKQVTVADGNLRQSLEHQGRLQWV, from the exons ATGGGAATTCTCCGAAGGATCGCGGGATTTCTCGGGTTGacgcgggaggaggaggaggaggaggaggtccgCCACCCGAATGGCGGCGGAGTTGATGGGGGCGGCCGGACGGGTGCGGGACCGCCCCGCGCCGCCGGCAGAGGGTTCGGGGGGGTGCAGGTCCCCGTCGCGGTCGAGCGCCCCAGCCCTGGCCCCGTGCTCGTATCCTGCGATCCCGGTGAGGGCGGAATCCAG GGTTTTAGGTGGTATTCAAGGAGATTGCGAATTGATGAAGATGGTGATGTGGCAGATGAGttcttgagtgaagtcatagctgAGATCCCTCCCACTGAGAACCAGATAACACCACCTAAGTTCCAGGTAAAGTACAACACCAGGCCTACTGCCATGGCGATGAGAAAACAGGTCACTGTTGCCGACGGGAACCTACGTCAGAGCttagagcaccaaggaagattgcAATGGGTGTGA